One Nematostella vectensis chromosome 10, jaNemVect1.1, whole genome shotgun sequence genomic window, GGTGAGATGAACAAACATACAGACGCGGAGCCATGGTACGTCTTTGACGTCTGCGTAGGTAAGAAGTCTGTTATGTGCGAAGTCTGTTTTGTCCGTTCCTGACGTGCCCTTATCAGTTAGGAGTACATGTCCTGATCCGGGAGACAAGAGGGGTTTCACAGTCTATGGCTGAAGATCATGTTAAGCTGCCAAATATGATTTAAAACACATAAACTGACTGTTTTTAAAGcataaaattttaattttaaaaagtgTCACTGTTTTTTAATGCCTTTTAACCTCCGCGTTGGGCGTCTTTCTTCTAATATCATCTGGCTTTTATAAACGCATCACCTCAAAAGCATTTTTGTATGTTCAATTGATTAACTTTAAACAGATgacattttgtcatcctagcaaagaaCCAAGTTTGAAAAAGCATCCTTTTTCATCGGCTGATTATGGAAGCCAATGTGATATTTTcgtttgaatttggtaaataaagaaTTCAACTTTGTTTtaagatggttatttcgatgtATCtccaatattaaataaaaacaataagaaagtGTGGCTGTCAAGGGCTCTTTAAACATATACCATACATGGCAAGGCAAAAATTCTTGCGATAGCGATGCCCACTCATTTTGCCCAATCGATATTTACTCGCCTCTGATTCCCAGAAACCGAGCCTCGTTTCCATTTCGCCGCGTGAAACGACTGCAAGGTTGAGCAAGATGGCGGCGGCGCTGTTGGGAAGAAGGTTGGTGAAGACATTCACCCAAACCTCCCCAAGTCTTCACAAATTCTCACGAAGTCTGAGTATAACAGGTAGGTAAAATGAAAGAGGTTTATTATTTAAGCATTTTTCATCAGACTTCCCGTTTGAATGACTCGGAAGTTTTGAACACAAGTAAGAACACAGGCAGTTGTACAGACAAACGTTTTGCGTCATATGAAGCTACATTGCCGACTGCATTCCACGTTCTGTAGTGAGAAAAGCTTGTACAATCGGTGTTAGATAAAAGGCTGTCCTGTTGTATCAGTATTTCGCATGATTTTATAGCGCTATAGGGATGATCTGTTTGTGTTTTCCCCTTGTAGTGAGAAATCCCGTGGTCGCCAGAAGCCGGCTTTTGGCTCCCGCTTCGTCTTGTTTGTCGTGTTGGAGACGAAATATTGCAGATGTCACTGTGGACGACGAGAGAACAAAGCTAAGAGAATGGGTTGATAAAACCAAAAAAGGCAGCTGGATCTCTCGTTGGATCAGTGATGTCGACGAGATAGAAAGTTCGGTGGGTGTAAGACAAGATTCACATGAATGATCTCATACTTACAATAAGAGTATCACTAATGATTTAAATTTAGTTACATATACTTTGCTCCTGAAGATTTAAATGTATTCACACTATATTATGTGTGTTCGTGTTCCGCTTAAAAAGGGAAAGTGATATTATCAACAGCATCATAAGTATGAATTGTTACATATGGGGTGGTTATGATAATAGCAAGACAGTTGAACATTTTATACGAAGATTCCTAAATCGAGTGCTGTTATTGCATTTTGTTGCATACTTTTATGTACATGATATGCTTTGAtgtcatctgtgcatctattaggggacaaatgcatgcaaaaatGAAATCTGTTTGTTAAATATAGGCCCACTAATTTGGTTTCCTTATTGCTGTCAAGTCAGCTTTAAAAGAATTCAACATGGCCATGATATCTGAACCTTGCCAGGTGAACCGATTGCTgagatatgttttttttctttttcaagcaAGAGAACAGGGTATGGACCCTTTgtcaagaaaatattttgtctgaaatgggaaaaaaaaccttgctCACTATGCTTTCGAAGGTCGCCAGAGGCAGAACATATGGTTAGCTTGGTTGTGTGAATTAGTCTGTATTTTTCTGTTGGTATAACTGGAGCAGTTATGTTCCATAGAAGAAAAGGCAGATATGAGGGAAATGCCATAATAATGCTAGTGCTGATCAGGGGTTTGTGGTGGGCtggaaatattatttatttggtCCCCATCAGGGAAGGGGAGAGAGGGATTACTTTTAGACTGATGCTCACCTTGTATTTCTTATAAATCCATATCTCTATTTCTTTAGATGATGTCTGAAGAGGAGTACCAGGAAAGAGAGAAGCTGATTCAAAAGGTAGTATAGTTAGCCATTTGTGTGTAGTGTAAGTGTTGTAGAATTGGCCCTAGGAGTGATTGCAAAGAGGCTTTTCATTTCTCGGTAATCAGGGGCAAGACTATAAGTGTCTAGCCTGTAAGCATTGCTTTAGTATAACGTTATACAATAGTTTAAATCTTATTGATCTTTTCCCAACAGATGACAGAGATGTACTTTGATAACCCTTCACAAAAGTGGGATCCCTCATTCTTTTCAGAAGTCTTTGACACATTGATCAAGTTCAATGACAGGTAAGACACCTCTCATAATTATAGATAATGTAATGGataaatttaaaacaataagaattaCAATCATGAACAGTGCCAGAAAACTCAAGCATTACAAATAGGTAACAGCTGTCATTTAAAGGGATATTTGTTTCCACATTTTGCACATAAGCCATTTTTAAagctttgcaaaaaaaagctcAAAACATCTTGTTGAAATTGCAAAGTCATAGTTGAAAAATGACTAGGACAGAGTGTCATTTTCAGCCCTGGTACAACAAATTGATAAGATCTTGTTTTTATGGTCACCCTGGTGTGATGCAGCATATCTTTTGCTTTGCAGAATTGGAGTAGAGATTTTCCTGGAAATGATGAAAGAGATGCAAGTTATCGCTGATGAGGAAATGATTAAGAAGGTAGTAAATGTTCCACCTTTTTGAATAAGTGCATGATTTTGCTATCATCAAGTGGGTAAAATATCTTTATCCTTTTTATTCCCATCTTaaatacagggcttctggaattacgcgcttgtgcggaagcacGTAATTTGGTTTTTTCCGCAtaatccgcgtaatccacaaatttccgcgtaatcccgcgtaatttggcaatattttgaaagacaaaacatttaattgcacagctgtgttcttttagggttcttacctctatttctcgtaaaaaaaagggagatattcttcgtaagagtgcgatatttcgaactgaatttcgaaaacaaataaaatgaggcgttctttgctaaaccgcgaaggcctaggactaataacaaaataccttttttaattggctggtggctaggagccaataaaaacttgcctaagatattttcacgcaaaacattaaccttttcaagttatttcatgctttccttcggtacaaaatgtagtttgggcgtaacagttgatattccgtgttaTTTAGCATGTAATTTAGTAAAGAATcacgcaaaattttgatttttaaagaaaaatgtattgcaaaatccagcgtaatttagcacgtaatgattgattttccgcgtaatttagtgcataatttagcaaagaatcccgcgtaattttgagtttttttgcctaattccagaagccctgtaaaTAATACATTTAATGCTTGTTATGATGGCTTCATTGTGTCCACTTTTAACCTCTAATAAATTTTCATGGCTAGTGAGCTTCATAGCTTCTTGTGGAGTGCTTGCTAAGGAGAGGGGGACACAAACATGTTGCACAAACATGACAAGCATTTAAAGGCTAGAAAGATTTAAGGTCTCTCACGACTTGCAACCTTAAAGCTTATcacaagaaagaggggggtgaAGATCGCCCAAGCATCTCCTTAGCTAGTAAGCTTCGAAGCCTTGATGAGAGGTGGGGTTGTGATTAAGAGTTGGTTGGGGTGTTTTGCAATTGTGCTATGTTAATGTTCTCATTtctcttgtttgtttgccAGGTCGAGTGCTATTTGACTGAAGCACGTGAGGCCTCTTGGTTTGAGAAATAGTTTTTAAAGAAACCAAAAATACTGTTGTCTGATTACATATTATTTTGTCAATAACCTAAAAGCTAAAAGTACTCATGTAAATAATTTAAGTCAGTGTGGGGTGTTAACATGACTTTAACTTAACATACACTATTATTTAggctgtattattgtgtgaaATCCATTTATAACTTCTTGCCTGCTAACTTCACTAGCTAGAAGGAGATAAAAGTTATAAATTGATAtaaatttttctttatttctggTGAAGTTGTCAAGTTTGAAGTACTACACATTTAACATTACATGGAAGTATCATACCTATTTTTGTGAAGTATAACAGAAGTTACAACAgttgcaaaatattaattaTCAGTCTTGTGAGATTGTTTTAGAGATAGCCTTTACAACAAATTGAATGCAAGTTGTGCATTGTTTTAAGGTTCACCCCTACTTCTTGCATTAAAaggaaaatttaaataataaaaaatgttcAAACTATTTATGTGTTTCATGTTATATGCAAGatccaaaaggttatagagtggttttcaaaatcgtgtgcaacaaaatatatttgttaaagtgtaataatcaagccagaacaaatgagaacaaagacattacagtgtataagtactaaataaactaaaaagtatttcacttttgaaaaccactctattaaCATACACATTTAGGTTGCAATTTGTCTtgcaaaaaataattacaCATGAAAAGTTTTCATAACTGCAACCTGCAAAATTTGTTGTGGAAAGTAGAAGTGGGTTCTAGTTGAACATTgagggaaaaaaaacaagttgcaAACACTGGAGTCACATGTAAATAACGTGTAGTGTGAATTACCAGACTTTGTTTCAAGAGTATATTGTAATTTTAGGACCCATTTCTTTCA contains:
- the LOC116604643 gene encoding uncharacterized protein LOC116604643, whose amino-acid sequence is MAAALLGRRLVKTFTQTSPSLHKFSRSLSITVRNPVVARSRLLAPASSCLSCWRRNIADVTVDDERTKLREWVDKTKKGSWISRWISDVDEIESSMMSEEEYQEREKLIQKMTEMYFDNPSQKWDPSFFSEVFDTLIKFNDRIGVEIFLEMMKEMQVIADEEMIKKVECYLTEAREASWFEK